In Mongoliitalea daihaiensis, one DNA window encodes the following:
- a CDS encoding SulP family inorganic anion transporter, translated as MKQQNSSLLKKYIPILEWLPTYKKTDLQGDLSAGLTVGIMLIPQGMAYAMLAGLEPIHGLYAVTIPLILYAIFGTSRQLAVGPVAMVSLLTAAGIATLNPSSPEQYLMLALSLAFLVGVIQFGMGVLKLGFVVNFLSHPVINGFTSAAAIIIGLSQIKHLFRINLPNSEHVQEMFVAIYTNISDIHWVTFGIGVLGIIIIKFGKKIHPSFPAPLVAVIVGIGLVAGFDLTSQGVKIVGDVPSGLPTFSSPSFDLESLKTLFPIALTISLVGFAESFAVAKTIQAKHKNYQLNANQELIALGMANFGSAFFKGYPVTGGFSRTAVNNQAGAKTTMSSIISAVLIILTLLFFTGLFYNLPSAILAAVVLVAVSGLIDYKEPIHLWKKDKADFVMLMATFIITLTLGIETGIISGMVLSLLVVIYKATRPHMAKLAKVPGTTIYRNISRFENLQERKDILVLRIDGPIYFANVAYIKSKIDEWVLEKDGELRLIVLNMESVTHIDSTGAHELHEWFAIWKKAGIIGSMSSVKGPIRDVLNRWNLIEEIGKDNIFIDDNSACGSYDHEIDPKILEEINSYATQTTVK; from the coding sequence ATGAAGCAACAGAACAGCAGTTTATTGAAAAAATATATTCCGATTTTGGAATGGCTGCCTACTTACAAAAAAACAGATCTACAAGGGGATTTATCAGCTGGCCTAACAGTCGGTATCATGCTAATCCCACAAGGTATGGCTTATGCGATGCTAGCTGGTCTGGAACCTATCCACGGATTATATGCAGTAACCATCCCTTTGATCTTATACGCAATTTTTGGTACTTCCCGTCAGTTAGCAGTAGGCCCTGTTGCAATGGTTTCCTTATTGACAGCTGCAGGGATTGCAACTCTAAACCCTTCCTCTCCAGAGCAATATCTAATGCTTGCGTTATCATTGGCATTTTTGGTTGGCGTAATTCAGTTTGGTATGGGGGTACTTAAATTAGGCTTTGTTGTCAATTTCCTCTCCCACCCTGTCATCAATGGGTTTACCTCCGCTGCTGCAATCATCATCGGTTTGAGCCAAATCAAGCATTTGTTTCGAATCAATTTACCGAATTCTGAGCATGTACAAGAAATGTTTGTGGCGATTTATACAAATATTTCAGACATCCATTGGGTCACTTTTGGAATTGGAGTGTTGGGAATCATCATCATTAAATTTGGAAAAAAGATACATCCCTCCTTCCCCGCTCCACTCGTAGCAGTTATTGTAGGAATTGGACTAGTAGCAGGCTTTGACCTCACGAGTCAAGGAGTAAAAATTGTAGGAGATGTACCGAGTGGTCTTCCTACCTTTTCAAGTCCTTCATTTGACTTAGAGTCATTAAAAACCTTATTCCCAATCGCATTGACGATTTCATTGGTTGGTTTTGCAGAAAGCTTTGCAGTGGCCAAAACAATCCAAGCAAAACATAAAAACTATCAATTGAATGCCAATCAAGAATTGATTGCACTTGGCATGGCTAATTTCGGTTCGGCTTTCTTTAAAGGATATCCTGTAACTGGAGGGTTTTCACGTACTGCTGTCAATAATCAGGCAGGAGCAAAAACAACCATGTCCTCGATCATTTCAGCTGTTTTAATTATTTTGACCCTTTTATTCTTTACTGGTTTATTCTACAATTTACCAAGTGCAATTTTAGCAGCTGTTGTCTTGGTGGCTGTCTCAGGTTTGATCGATTATAAAGAGCCAATCCACTTATGGAAAAAGGATAAGGCAGATTTTGTCATGCTGATGGCTACCTTTATCATTACGCTCACCTTAGGCATTGAAACGGGTATAATTTCAGGCATGGTTCTTTCCTTATTGGTGGTCATTTACAAAGCTACCCGGCCACATATGGCCAAGCTTGCAAAGGTTCCAGGAACAACGATTTACAGAAATATCAGTCGGTTCGAAAATCTACAAGAGAGAAAAGATATTTTGGTTTTAAGAATCGATGGTCCAATTTACTTTGCAAATGTAGCTTACATTAAATCCAAAATTGATGAATGGGTTTTGGAAAAAGATGGAGAACTGCGATTGATAGTCTTAAATATGGAAAGTGTAACGCATATAGACAGTACAGGCGCTCATGAACTCCATGAATGGTTTGCAATATGGAAAAAGGCAGGTATCATAGGCTCTATGAGTAGCGTAAAAGGCCCAATCAGGGATGTATTGAACCGATGGAATTTGATTGAAGAAATTGGTAAAGACAATATTTTCATTGATGACAATTCCGCCTGTGGATCATATGATCACGAAATAGATCCAAAGATCTTGGAAGAAATTAATTCATACGCCACTCAAACTACAGTAAAATAA
- a CDS encoding carbonic anhydrase: MCTTNLNKFFDYNKAWASEILKENPTYFTDIKEGQKPIALLLGCSDSRVSPSTVLGNNLGEFFIHRNIANVVSHTDLNFLSVMQYAVESLGVKDIIVYGHYGCGGIKAAFENKTNGLIDNWLANIKDVIRHHKAELDDLENYDDKINLLVEMNVLEQIENIKQTSVYKKAVDRGEGLRLHAWVFDFSTGLVHDVKKKYNLEPAHI, translated from the coding sequence ATGTGCACCACTAATCTTAACAAATTCTTTGATTACAACAAAGCCTGGGCTTCTGAAATTTTAAAAGAAAACCCTACCTACTTCACAGATATCAAAGAAGGACAAAAACCCATTGCCCTCTTACTCGGCTGTTCGGATAGCAGGGTGTCCCCTTCCACAGTCTTGGGCAATAATCTTGGAGAGTTTTTCATTCACCGAAATATTGCCAATGTTGTGTCCCATACAGATCTAAACTTTCTTTCGGTCATGCAATATGCTGTTGAAAGTTTGGGTGTAAAAGACATCATTGTCTATGGACATTACGGTTGCGGAGGGATCAAAGCTGCATTTGAAAACAAAACCAATGGCTTGATTGATAACTGGCTTGCCAATATCAAAGATGTCATCAGGCATCATAAAGCCGAATTGGACGACTTGGAAAACTACGATGACAAAATCAACCTACTTGTAGAAATGAATGTGTTGGAACAAATCGAAAACATCAAACAAACTTCTGTATACAAAAAAGCTGTGGACAGAGGAGAGGGTTTGAGACTTCATGCCTGGGTATTCGACTTTTCAACAGGGCTTGTTCATGATGTCAAAAAGAAATACAATTTAGAACCAGCTCACATTTAA
- a CDS encoding Crp/Fnr family transcriptional regulator — MEVEELKLKLPNITDPNLLKSMLAHGTIHEFPSGKIITEPGQFIKMVPVVLDGAIKILRMDDDGKELFLYYLEPGETCALSLTCCSASKPSEIKAVAEEKTIILGIPLQKHEEWTDQFKQWKDFVANTYQARFQEMLVALDAVAFKRMDERLMRYIVTKMKQYKANELSITHQEIANELGTSREVISRLLKQLEKKKWIELGRNVIYIRDDFEELITKD, encoded by the coding sequence ATGGAAGTTGAAGAGTTAAAGCTTAAATTACCTAATATCACCGATCCCAATCTTTTAAAATCTATGCTAGCGCATGGGACAATACATGAATTTCCGTCCGGTAAAATTATTACAGAGCCGGGGCAATTTATAAAAATGGTGCCAGTAGTTCTTGATGGTGCAATTAAAATATTGCGGATGGATGATGATGGAAAAGAGCTGTTTTTGTATTACTTAGAACCAGGTGAGACTTGTGCCTTATCATTGACGTGTTGTTCGGCATCTAAACCTTCTGAAATCAAAGCTGTTGCGGAAGAAAAGACAATTATTCTGGGAATTCCCTTACAAAAACACGAGGAATGGACAGATCAGTTTAAGCAATGGAAGGATTTTGTAGCTAATACCTATCAGGCAAGGTTTCAGGAAATGTTAGTAGCCCTAGACGCTGTAGCTTTCAAACGTATGGATGAGCGATTGATGCGCTATATTGTGACAAAGATGAAGCAGTATAAAGCAAATGAACTCAGTATAACGCATCAGGAGATTGCCAATGAACTCGGTACTTCCAGAGAAGTGATCTCTAGACTTTTAAAACAGTTGGAAAAAAAGAAATGGATTGAATTGGGCAGAAATGTGATTTATATCCGAGATGATTTTGAGGAATTGATTACGAAAGATTAG
- a CDS encoding universal stress protein, with protein sequence MKRLIVPIDFSTYSDNAFMTAIKIAQKSEATITCINVVSTELDWKNLSPERKIKFPHIIDLEAEAKEKLKAFVFDHQLHGVPVEPVVEVGVPHEEIVIIAQKHQADLIIIGAYGMGHTKDKFIGSNLQKVMRNAACPVLAVKKIMNGNDLRKMAFASTFDEDSKPAFLKMKPFFKDFQASIHFLFVNTPKDFITSKEAMSKMDKFAKGLEDLTIHKHIYCHHEVEKGIKEFADEHKIGYVGIASNNRKSKTSYLLGNTETFLFKSEIPVLSVKL encoded by the coding sequence ATGAAGCGACTCATTGTTCCTATTGACTTTTCCACCTACTCAGACAACGCGTTTATGACAGCAATCAAAATCGCACAAAAGTCTGAAGCGACAATAACCTGCATAAATGTAGTGAGTACCGAATTGGATTGGAAAAATCTATCTCCAGAAAGAAAAATCAAATTCCCTCATATCATTGACTTGGAGGCAGAAGCTAAAGAAAAATTAAAGGCTTTTGTCTTTGACCATCAATTGCATGGGGTACCAGTAGAACCGGTGGTTGAAGTAGGTGTGCCACATGAAGAAATTGTCATCATTGCTCAAAAACATCAAGCAGACTTGATTATCATCGGAGCCTATGGAATGGGGCATACTAAGGATAAATTCATTGGTTCAAACCTTCAAAAGGTAATGAGAAATGCCGCTTGTCCTGTATTAGCCGTCAAAAAAATCATGAACGGAAATGACCTTCGCAAAATGGCTTTTGCCTCTACATTTGATGAAGATAGTAAGCCTGCATTCTTAAAAATGAAACCATTCTTCAAGGATTTTCAAGCTTCTATTCACTTTCTCTTTGTCAATACACCCAAAGATTTCATCACATCTAAGGAAGCTATGAGCAAAATGGACAAATTTGCGAAAGGATTGGAAGACTTAACTATACACAAACATATTTACTGCCATCATGAAGTAGAGAAGGGAATCAAAGAATTTGCAGACGAACATAAAATCGGATATGTCGGAATAGCTTCTAACAACCGAAAGTCCAAAACATCTTATCTATTAGGCAACACCGAAACATTCCTATTTAAATCAGAAATACCAGTCTTGAGTGTTAAGTTGTAA
- a CDS encoding alpha-amylase family glycosyl hydrolase — protein sequence MLSSCGGVGSGEVENHWPHAGITYEIFIQSFYDSDGDGIGDINGVLKKLDHVKELGANAIWFMPIMPSPTYHKYDVTDYKDIHPDYGTMDDFKRLIEEAHKKDIKIVIDMIINHTSTQHPWFLESQKSRDNPYRDYYVWAQKDTIADFINKKTITLDSDNIRQWHDPGFGEDYYYGFFWGGMPDLNFDNPKVREEIYDIGRFWLEEVGVDGFRLDAAKHIFPDDRPEDNHAFWKEFREKMTAIKPDIYLVGEVYDRKEIVAPYLPGLPALFNFDFHYTLIEVFRKADGMLFAKKQKEVLDFYQGITKDFIDATFSSNHDQERLLNSLEENPKKLKQAVTILMTMPGAPYLYYGEEIGMLGKKPDEHIREPFLWDLKNNDKGRTKWIQPIYSTDETVTPLAIQKSMSTSYFNHYKEIIKLRNSNRALALGDLTLYEGGLEQQLMAYFREYKNQSLFVVHNVGDTEISLDLPKDYDHLLYGLGTVTIDEGVLVLSPYSSAVVK from the coding sequence ATGTTGTCATCTTGTGGAGGAGTAGGGTCGGGCGAAGTAGAAAATCACTGGCCGCACGCTGGAATTACATATGAAATTTTTATACAATCTTTTTACGATTCTGATGGAGATGGGATCGGAGATATCAATGGAGTACTAAAGAAATTGGATCATGTCAAGGAGCTGGGGGCCAATGCTATTTGGTTTATGCCTATCATGCCTTCACCCACCTATCATAAGTATGATGTGACTGATTACAAAGATATTCATCCGGATTATGGGACGATGGATGATTTCAAGCGATTGATTGAAGAAGCCCACAAAAAAGACATTAAAATTGTGATTGATATGATCATCAATCATACCAGTACGCAGCATCCTTGGTTTTTAGAGTCTCAAAAAAGTAGGGATAATCCTTACAGAGATTATTATGTCTGGGCACAAAAAGATACCATTGCGGATTTTATTAATAAGAAGACAATTACACTGGATAGTGATAACATTCGCCAATGGCATGACCCTGGATTTGGAGAAGATTACTACTATGGATTTTTTTGGGGAGGGATGCCAGATTTGAATTTTGATAACCCCAAGGTTCGAGAGGAAATTTACGATATCGGTCGCTTTTGGTTAGAGGAAGTCGGGGTAGATGGCTTTAGATTAGATGCTGCTAAGCATATATTTCCCGATGATAGACCAGAGGATAATCACGCATTCTGGAAAGAGTTTAGGGAGAAAATGACCGCAATCAAACCTGATATTTACTTAGTAGGAGAGGTGTATGATCGTAAAGAAATCGTTGCCCCATACTTACCAGGATTACCCGCGCTATTCAACTTTGATTTTCATTATACGCTTATTGAGGTGTTTAGAAAAGCAGATGGAATGCTCTTTGCTAAAAAGCAAAAAGAAGTTTTAGATTTCTACCAAGGGATTACAAAAGATTTTATCGATGCCACATTTTCGTCTAATCATGACCAGGAAAGGTTACTGAATTCTCTCGAAGAAAATCCTAAAAAACTTAAACAAGCAGTCACTATACTCATGACCATGCCGGGTGCTCCTTATCTTTATTACGGAGAAGAAATTGGGATGTTGGGAAAGAAGCCGGATGAACATATCAGAGAGCCATTTTTATGGGATTTAAAAAATAATGACAAGGGAAGAACCAAATGGATTCAACCAATCTATAGTACGGATGAAACTGTAACCCCATTGGCGATTCAAAAGTCTATGTCTACTTCCTACTTTAATCATTACAAGGAGATAATAAAGTTAAGGAATTCCAACAGAGCCTTGGCATTAGGGGATTTGACTTTGTATGAAGGAGGGCTGGAGCAGCAATTAATGGCTTATTTCCGTGAATATAAGAATCAGTCCTTGTTTGTGGTTCATAACGTGGGAGATACTGAGATTTCCCTTGATTTACCAAAGGATTATGATCATCTGTTATACGGTTTGGGAACTGTAACCATAGACGAGGGAGTGCTTGTACTTTCTCCTTACAGTAGTGCAGTGGTCAAGTAA
- the fbaA gene encoding class II fructose-bisphosphate aldolase, whose product MKFKPGVKYGEELKDLLAYAKESEFAMPAVNVINTSTVNAVLETAKKVNSPVIVQFSNGGAQFYAGKGVGNEGQKGAIVGGVSGALHVHRMAEAYGVPVILHTDHAAKKLLPWIDGLFAEGKSYFEAFKRPLFSSHMLDLSEETVHENLEISLAYFKEFAKLGMAIEIELGITGGEEDGVDNSDVDSSKLYTQPEEVCYAFEQLREVSDLFTVAASFGNVHGVYKPGNVSLKPEILKNSQDYISKKHGLGPKPVNFVFHGGSGSSLEEIRAANSYGSIKMNIDTDQQWAFWEGIKNYYQSNEGYLQTQLGNPDGADSPNKKYYDPRVWLRKGEENFIKRLELAFDMLNAINRN is encoded by the coding sequence ATGAAATTTAAACCCGGTGTAAAGTATGGCGAAGAGCTAAAAGACTTATTAGCTTATGCTAAAGAGTCCGAATTTGCAATGCCAGCTGTCAATGTGATTAATACGAGTACAGTGAATGCTGTATTGGAAACTGCAAAAAAAGTAAACTCACCTGTAATCGTTCAGTTTTCGAACGGAGGAGCACAGTTTTATGCAGGTAAAGGTGTAGGGAATGAAGGACAAAAAGGTGCTATCGTAGGTGGCGTTTCTGGTGCATTGCATGTACATAGGATGGCTGAAGCTTATGGTGTTCCTGTGATTTTGCATACAGACCATGCCGCTAAAAAGTTACTTCCTTGGATTGACGGATTATTTGCAGAGGGGAAATCTTATTTTGAGGCATTTAAAAGACCCTTGTTTTCAAGTCATATGTTGGATCTCTCAGAAGAAACAGTGCATGAAAATCTTGAAATTTCTTTAGCTTACTTTAAAGAGTTTGCAAAGCTAGGCATGGCTATAGAGATAGAATTAGGCATTACAGGAGGGGAAGAAGACGGAGTTGATAATTCGGATGTAGATAGCAGTAAGCTTTACACGCAGCCTGAAGAAGTTTGTTATGCTTTTGAACAATTGAGAGAAGTGTCTGACTTATTTACAGTGGCGGCATCTTTTGGTAACGTTCACGGGGTGTATAAGCCTGGTAATGTGAGCTTGAAACCTGAAATACTTAAAAATTCTCAGGACTACATCAGTAAGAAGCACGGACTAGGTCCTAAACCGGTCAATTTTGTATTCCACGGTGGGTCTGGTTCATCATTAGAGGAAATCAGAGCAGCCAATAGCTATGGTTCTATCAAAATGAACATTGATACAGATCAACAATGGGCTTTTTGGGAAGGAATTAAGAATTATTACCAATCCAATGAAGGCTACTTGCAAACCCAATTAGGTAACCCTGATGGGGCAGATAGTCCAAACAAGAAGTACTATGATCCGCGTGTATGGTTGAGAAAAGGTGAAGAAAACTTCATCAAACGACTTGAACTTGCATTCGATATGTTAAATGCGATCAATAGAAATTAA